A genomic window from Megalobrama amblycephala isolate DHTTF-2021 linkage group LG2, ASM1881202v1, whole genome shotgun sequence includes:
- the LOC125262636 gene encoding ribonuclease-like 3, giving the protein MEIHQSAVILLLILSVSSFTHGQPADIWQRYVKFLNQHVDPFMTVNDCTSRIENRDITGTNGACKPVNSFIVANADTIKTVCGRGGTRLRNDRNLFESDLRFFVVKCNIKTIKNGKCEYVGKGYTRKIVLACDKGWPVHYER; this is encoded by the coding sequence ATGGAGATTCATCAGTCTGCTGTGATTCTGCTGCTGATCTTGAGTGTTTCATCCTTCACTCACGGACAACCAGCAGATATATGGCAACGCTATGTAAAATTCCTCAATCAGCATGTGGATCCATTTATGACTGTGAATGATTGTACCAGTAGAATCGAAAACAGAGACATCACTGGAACTAATGGTGCCTGCAAACCTGTCAACTCCTTCATAGTAGCAAATGCAGATACAATTAAAACAGTTTGTGGCAGAGGAGGAACTCGACTGAGGAATGATCGAAACCTGTTTGAGAGCGACCTACGATTTTTTGTGGTCAAGtgtaatataaaaacaattaagaATGGAAAGTGTGAATATGTAGGGAAGGGTTACACTAGAAAGATTGTGTTGGCTTGTGATAAAGGCTGGCCTGTACATTATGAAAGGTAA